A region from the Paraburkholderia youngii genome encodes:
- the mdlC gene encoding benzoylformate decarboxylase yields the protein MTGSAPQHKPAHTKEQGTQWTVRDAVIDFARRVGMTSIFANPGSTELPMFRDFPADFRYVLGLQEAVVVGMADGYAQATGNAALVNLHSAAGVGNAMGNIFTAFRNRTPLVVTAGQQARSILPFDPFLAATQATELPKPYVKWSIEPARAQDVPLAIARAYAIAMQEPRGPVFVSIPADDWDQPAERVADREVAHIMRPDPAMLARIGAVLDACERPAFVVGGAVDRANAATDVVRLAERHAARVYVAPMTGRCSFPETHRLFAGFLPAMRERIVELLGAHDAIFVIGAPAFTYHVEGSGPHVPPGARLCQLIDDPGVAAWTPQGIAAVGNMRLGVQDLLARAAPKARELPAPRAAAPRALPPRRGERMSVAFALQTLAEVRDTDGIVVEEAPSSRPIMQTYLPIARPGTFMTMDSGGLGYGMPAAVGVALARPGERVIALIGDGSSMYSIQAIWSAVQMQLPITYVILNNTRYAALQDFAPVFGFAPNETVQGTDLPGLDFVTIAAGMGCPGVRVSEAAELAGVLRRALTDADGKGGPTLVEMIVA from the coding sequence ATGACAGGCAGCGCGCCGCAGCACAAGCCAGCCCACACGAAAGAGCAGGGCACCCAATGGACCGTTCGCGATGCGGTCATCGACTTTGCGCGCCGCGTCGGCATGACGTCGATCTTCGCGAACCCCGGCTCGACCGAACTGCCGATGTTCCGCGATTTCCCCGCGGATTTCCGCTACGTGCTCGGTCTTCAGGAAGCGGTCGTGGTCGGCATGGCCGACGGCTACGCGCAGGCCACCGGCAACGCGGCGCTCGTGAACCTGCATTCGGCGGCGGGCGTCGGCAACGCGATGGGCAATATCTTCACCGCGTTTCGCAACCGCACGCCGCTCGTCGTCACCGCGGGTCAGCAGGCCCGCTCGATCCTGCCGTTCGACCCGTTCCTTGCCGCGACCCAGGCGACCGAATTGCCAAAGCCCTACGTGAAATGGAGCATCGAGCCGGCCCGCGCGCAGGACGTGCCGCTCGCGATCGCGCGTGCGTACGCGATCGCGATGCAGGAGCCGCGCGGCCCGGTGTTCGTATCGATCCCCGCCGACGATTGGGATCAGCCGGCCGAGCGGGTGGCCGACCGCGAGGTCGCGCACATCATGCGTCCCGATCCGGCGATGCTGGCGCGCATCGGCGCCGTGCTAGACGCGTGCGAGCGGCCCGCATTCGTGGTGGGCGGCGCGGTCGATCGCGCGAATGCGGCGACAGACGTGGTACGGCTCGCGGAGCGGCATGCGGCGCGCGTCTACGTCGCGCCGATGACCGGGCGTTGCAGCTTCCCCGAAACGCACCGGCTGTTCGCGGGCTTTTTGCCGGCGATGCGCGAGCGCATCGTCGAGCTGCTCGGCGCGCACGACGCGATCTTCGTGATCGGCGCGCCCGCGTTCACGTATCACGTCGAAGGCAGCGGTCCGCATGTGCCGCCGGGCGCGCGGCTGTGTCAGTTGATCGACGATCCGGGCGTCGCGGCATGGACGCCGCAAGGCATCGCCGCGGTCGGCAATATGCGGCTCGGTGTGCAGGACCTGCTCGCGCGCGCCGCGCCCAAAGCGCGCGAGTTGCCCGCGCCGCGCGCGGCGGCGCCGCGCGCGCTGCCGCCCAGACGAGGCGAGCGGATGTCGGTCGCCTTCGCGTTGCAGACACTCGCGGAAGTGCGCGATACCGATGGCATCGTCGTCGAGGAAGCGCCGAGTTCGCGGCCGATCATGCAGACCTATCTGCCGATCGCGCGCCCCGGCACTTTCATGACGATGGACAGCGGTGGCCTCGGCTACGGCATGCCGGCCGCGGTCGGCGTCGCGCTCGCGCGGCCCGGCGAGCGCGTTATCGCGCTGATCGGCGACGGTTCGAGCATGTACTCGATCCAGGCGATCTGGAGCGCGGTGCAGATGCAGTTGCCGATCACGTACGTGATCCTGAACAACACGCGCTACGCGGCGCTGCAGGATTTCGCGCCGGTGTTCGGTTTCGCGCCGAACGAGACCGTGCAGGGCACGGATTTGCCGGGGCTCGACTTCGTGACGATCGCGGCGGGCATGGGTTGCCCTGGCGTGCGCGTCAGCGAGGCCGCTGAACTTGCCGGCGTGTTGCGTCGCGCGCTGACCGACGCTGACGGGAAAGGCGGTCCCACGCTCGTCGAGATGATCGTCGCGTAA
- a CDS encoding LysR family transcriptional regulator produces the protein MTYNLQQLQAFAVIVESGSLGRAAEALHITQPALSRTIRRLEEQVGAPLFERHSRGMHLTAVGEALLPHAILLQREAEQAREEIDAMRGLARGTIRVGAVGSIASLLLPLAVSGVLTKWPNLRVEIIEGVWDRLADALVKRQIDLALSMAVPDTDEITAIADCRWEDASYVVAALDHPLRSKSGLTLADTLGERWAIPPRGTGPFEHMQSVFAERGLGLPNVVVETRSVTALKSLVARSGFLSWMASTMYVTESKAGVFDTLGVPGVVGRRTLTAFRRRQGILPSPAVKLLEQLRQLTSEGINTG, from the coding sequence ATGACTTACAACCTTCAACAACTGCAGGCATTCGCGGTGATCGTCGAGAGCGGCAGCCTCGGACGCGCCGCCGAAGCACTGCACATCACTCAGCCGGCGCTTAGCCGGACCATCCGCCGTCTCGAGGAACAGGTCGGCGCGCCGTTGTTCGAGCGGCACTCGCGCGGCATGCATCTGACCGCGGTCGGCGAAGCACTGCTGCCGCACGCGATCCTGTTGCAACGCGAAGCCGAACAGGCGCGCGAGGAAATCGACGCGATGCGCGGCCTCGCACGCGGCACGATCCGGGTCGGCGCGGTGGGCAGCATCGCGAGCCTGTTGTTGCCGCTCGCGGTCAGCGGCGTGTTGACGAAGTGGCCGAACCTGCGCGTGGAGATCATCGAGGGCGTGTGGGACCGGCTCGCCGATGCGCTCGTCAAACGTCAGATCGATCTCGCGCTCAGCATGGCCGTGCCCGATACCGACGAGATCACCGCGATCGCCGATTGCCGCTGGGAAGACGCGAGCTACGTGGTCGCCGCGCTCGATCATCCGCTGCGCAGCAAGTCCGGCCTCACGCTCGCCGACACGCTGGGCGAGCGCTGGGCGATTCCGCCGCGCGGCACCGGGCCGTTCGAGCACATGCAGAGCGTGTTTGCGGAGCGCGGGCTGGGACTGCCGAATGTCGTCGTCGAAACGCGCTCGGTCACGGCGCTGAAGAGTCTGGTCGCGCGTTCGGGCTTTCTGAGCTGGATGGCGTCGACGATGTACGTGACCGAGAGCAAGGCCGGCGTCTTCGATACGCTCGGCGTGCCGGGCGTGGTCGGGCGGCGCACGTTGACCGCGTTCCGGCGGCGC
- a CDS encoding aldehyde dehydrogenase — protein sequence MKNVSMLIGGEQAQARNGATFERRNPLDGEVASRAPAATVEDAIAAVDAAAAAFPVWSALGPSERRALLTKAAHALEAKADAFAAAMAAETGASGIWAGFNVHLAAAGLIEAAALTTQIAGELIPSDVPGSLAMGVRQPAGVVLGIAPWNAPVILAVRAIALPLACGNTVVLKGSEICPATHGLIIEAMQQAGLPRGTVNFVTNAPADAARIVDAMIEHPAVRRVNFTGSTRVGRLIAEICARNLKPSVLELGGKAPLVVLDDADIGAAVDAAVFGAFANSGQICMSTERIIVDDSIADAFVERLAARARALPLGDPRNGPVVLGLVVDMSTVERCNALIDDALAKGATLVCGGKSETTLMPATLLDRVTPDMRIYHDESFGPVKPIVRVRGEEAAIACANDNEYGLSAAVFSRDTARALNVAKRIESGICHVNGPTVHDEAQMPFGGVKASGFGRFGGKAGIAEFTDLRWVTLQTTPRHYPF from the coding sequence ATGAAGAACGTATCGATGCTGATCGGCGGCGAACAGGCACAGGCGCGCAACGGCGCGACCTTCGAGCGCCGCAATCCGCTCGACGGCGAAGTCGCGTCGCGCGCGCCGGCCGCGACCGTCGAAGATGCCATCGCCGCCGTCGATGCCGCCGCGGCCGCCTTTCCGGTGTGGTCCGCGCTCGGGCCGAGCGAGCGCCGCGCGCTGCTGACGAAGGCCGCGCACGCGCTCGAAGCGAAGGCCGACGCGTTCGCCGCCGCAATGGCCGCCGAGACCGGCGCGTCGGGCATCTGGGCCGGCTTCAACGTCCATCTCGCGGCGGCCGGGCTGATCGAAGCGGCCGCGCTGACCACGCAGATCGCCGGCGAACTGATTCCGTCTGACGTGCCCGGCAGTCTCGCGATGGGCGTGCGTCAGCCCGCGGGCGTCGTGCTCGGCATCGCGCCGTGGAACGCGCCGGTGATTCTCGCGGTGCGCGCGATCGCGTTGCCGCTCGCATGCGGCAACACGGTCGTGCTGAAGGGCTCGGAGATCTGCCCGGCCACACATGGTCTGATCATCGAGGCGATGCAGCAGGCGGGTCTGCCGCGCGGCACGGTGAACTTCGTGACCAATGCGCCGGCCGACGCCGCACGCATCGTCGACGCGATGATCGAACACCCCGCCGTGCGGCGCGTCAACTTCACGGGCTCGACGCGCGTGGGGCGTCTTATCGCCGAAATCTGCGCGCGCAATCTGAAGCCCTCGGTGCTCGAACTCGGCGGCAAAGCGCCGCTCGTCGTGCTCGATGACGCCGATATCGGCGCCGCCGTCGATGCGGCCGTGTTCGGCGCGTTCGCCAATTCCGGGCAAATCTGCATGTCGACCGAGCGGATCATCGTCGACGACAGCATCGCCGATGCGTTCGTCGAGCGGCTCGCCGCGCGTGCGCGCGCGTTGCCGCTCGGCGACCCGCGCAATGGGCCGGTCGTGCTCGGCTTGGTGGTCGATATGAGCACCGTCGAGCGCTGCAACGCGCTGATCGACGACGCGCTCGCCAAAGGCGCGACGCTCGTGTGCGGCGGCAAGAGCGAAACCACATTGATGCCCGCGACGCTGCTCGATCGCGTGACGCCGGACATGCGCATCTATCACGACGAATCGTTCGGGCCGGTCAAGCCGATCGTGCGCGTGCGCGGCGAAGAAGCCGCGATAGCGTGCGCGAACGACAACGAATACGGCCTGTCGGCGGCAGTATTCAGCCGCGACACGGCGCGTGCGCTGAACGTCGCGAAGCGCATCGAGTCGGGCATTTGTCACGTGAACGGTCCGACCGTGCACGACGAAGCGCAGATGCCGTTCGGCGGCGTGAAGGCGAGTGGCTTCGGCCGCTTCGGCGGCAAGGCGGGGATCGCGGAATTCACCGATCTGCGCTGGGTCACGCTGCAAACCACGCCGCGTCACTATCCGTTCTAA